One window of Silvimonas iriomotensis genomic DNA carries:
- a CDS encoding FHA domain-containing protein, with protein MVEPLILEILDRHGRVAQRQKFMCFPVHVGRDYSNDLIVDDEAVSARHLSIEPGPEGGWVVEDLASENGSYASNRDRISLKRINIDERIRIGRTQLQFRSPQSAIAPTVLQGGLLWRVSQLLGNVWIMLLLLALNVGLLTWSSNTHVFTQIKPSDTAVTAGTLLLGTLLWASIWALLARLLNHRAVLFEYISLGSILALASLLLQAFETRLGYLAHDSAPALITSSIVWLVVMAVMAYLHLKLATALSRRKLYILIGTGLVVMCGFLLLSSYRDEHTFSRDLPFNNDLQLLPLSVLKLQPAGRFFDDLSDVRDSALQKTKDPD; from the coding sequence ATGGTCGAACCGCTGATCCTGGAAATCCTGGACCGTCACGGCCGCGTGGCGCAGCGCCAGAAATTCATGTGCTTCCCGGTCCACGTGGGGCGTGATTACAGCAATGATCTGATCGTGGATGACGAGGCCGTATCCGCGCGCCACCTCAGCATTGAACCGGGCCCGGAAGGCGGCTGGGTGGTGGAAGACCTGGCCAGCGAGAACGGCAGCTACGCCAGCAACCGTGACCGCATCAGCCTCAAGCGGATCAACATCGATGAGCGCATCCGCATTGGCCGCACGCAATTGCAGTTCCGCAGCCCGCAATCGGCCATCGCCCCGACCGTGCTGCAAGGCGGTTTGCTGTGGCGGGTGTCCCAGTTGCTGGGCAATGTGTGGATCATGCTGCTGTTGCTGGCGCTTAACGTTGGCCTGCTGACCTGGAGCAGCAACACGCACGTGTTCACGCAGATCAAGCCTTCTGATACCGCCGTCACGGCCGGCACCCTGTTGCTGGGCACCTTGTTGTGGGCCAGCATCTGGGCCTTGCTGGCGCGGTTGTTGAATCATCGGGCGGTGCTGTTTGAATATATTTCGCTGGGGTCCATCCTGGCGCTGGCCAGCCTCTTGTTGCAGGCTTTTGAAACCCGGCTGGGATATCTGGCGCATGACAGCGCACCGGCGCTGATTACCTCCAGCATCGTCTGGCTGGTAGTCATGGCCGTCATGGCGTATCTGCACCTGAAACTGGCGACGGCGCTGTCGCGGCGCAAGCTGTACATCCTGATAGGCACCGGTCTGGTGGTAATGTGCGGCTTCCTGCTGTTATCAAGCTACCGCGACGAGCACACCTTCAGCCGCGACCTGCCCTTTAACAATGATCTGCAACTGTTGCCCCTGAGCGTCCTGAAATTGCAGCCGGCCGGGCGCTTCTTTGATGATCTGTCTGACGTGCGCGACAGCGCGCTGCAAAAAACCAAAGACCCGGATTAA
- a CDS encoding carbohydrate-binding protein codes for MKRITRVALAALPAALTASFAFAAYPTWQDGGTYSAGTIVYYNGHDYQALVTQTDYVGANWNPAATPSLWKDLGADTGGSATPTPTPAPTPAPTPAPTPAPTPAPTPAPTPVPTPAPTPSGSCAAAWNASTAYNGGAVVSYNGVNYKANWWTQGANPATNSGATGSGQPWTATGSCTGGATPTPTPTPTPTPTPTPTPTPTPTPTPTPAPTPSGSAPTFIDSPYKDVTVNTNWNTDGMQSRNAAGTVVDVTAAMPSNLSALTWAFVTGECGSTSPSPVGENLAGMTPSTFAATNVPMFVNAGKKYVVSTGGAAGIFSCATDAGFTKFVNNYYSANMIGVDFDIEAGQSQAQINDLVARVKVAQKTWPAMRFSFTIATLATSQSGSAVAVDMGASSPNPLGDTGKQVMSAIQSAGLTNYTVNLMVMDYGNPASSAVCVVSGSQCQMGQSAIQAAMDLHGYYKLPYNQIELTPMIAANDTAGETFTLSDADVMSSFVKANGLAGVHYWSFDRDIAGTNGQSNLSFTNRFISDLGQ; via the coding sequence ATGAAACGCATTACGCGGGTGGCCCTGGCCGCCCTGCCTGCCGCATTGACGGCAAGCTTTGCATTCGCTGCTTATCCGACATGGCAAGACGGCGGCACCTACAGCGCTGGCACCATTGTTTATTACAACGGCCACGATTATCAGGCGCTGGTGACCCAGACTGATTATGTTGGCGCCAACTGGAACCCGGCGGCCACGCCGAGCCTGTGGAAAGATCTGGGTGCGGATACCGGTGGTTCTGCCACGCCGACGCCTACGCCAGCACCGACACCCGCTCCGACGCCTGCGCCTACGCCGGCTCCGACCCCGGCGCCGACGCCTGCGCCTACACCGGTTCCGACACCGGCCCCGACGCCGTCGGGTAGCTGTGCTGCGGCCTGGAACGCCAGCACGGCCTACAACGGTGGTGCCGTGGTCAGCTACAACGGCGTGAACTACAAGGCCAACTGGTGGACGCAAGGTGCGAACCCGGCCACCAACAGTGGCGCTACGGGTTCTGGCCAGCCGTGGACCGCAACCGGCAGCTGCACCGGTGGCGCTACCCCGACACCGACACCAACGCCGACGCCGACACCGACACCGACACCAACGCCGACGCCGACACCGACGCCGACACCGACGCCAGCACCGACCCCGAGCGGTTCGGCCCCGACCTTCATCGACAGCCCGTACAAGGACGTCACCGTCAACACCAACTGGAACACGGACGGCATGCAAAGCCGCAATGCCGCCGGTACCGTGGTCGACGTCACTGCCGCCATGCCGTCGAACCTGTCTGCGCTGACCTGGGCATTTGTCACGGGCGAATGCGGTTCTACCTCGCCCTCGCCGGTGGGTGAAAACCTGGCCGGTATGACGCCGTCCACCTTTGCCGCCACCAACGTGCCGATGTTCGTGAACGCCGGCAAGAAGTACGTGGTGTCGACCGGTGGCGCCGCAGGCATCTTCTCTTGCGCGACGGATGCCGGCTTTACCAAGTTCGTGAACAACTACTACTCCGCCAACATGATCGGCGTGGACTTTGACATTGAAGCAGGCCAGAGCCAGGCCCAGATCAATGACCTTGTCGCCCGCGTGAAGGTGGCGCAGAAGACCTGGCCGGCCATGCGCTTCAGCTTCACCATTGCTACGCTGGCCACCAGCCAGTCTGGCTCTGCCGTTGCTGTGGATATGGGCGCCAGCTCGCCCAACCCGCTGGGTGACACCGGCAAGCAGGTGATGAGCGCCATCCAGTCTGCCGGTCTGACCAACTACACCGTCAACCTGATGGTGATGGACTACGGCAACCCGGCCTCCAGCGCGGTGTGCGTGGTCAGCGGTAGCCAGTGCCAGATGGGCCAGTCGGCCATCCAGGCCGCCATGGACCTGCACGGCTATTACAAGCTGCCGTACAACCAGATCGAACTGACCCCGATGATTGCCGCCAACGACACCGCTGGCGAGACCTTCACGTTGTCTGATGCCGATGTGATGTCCAGCTTTGTGAAGGCCAACGGTCTGGCCGGCGTGCATTACTGGTCGTTTGATCGCGACATTGCCGGCACCAACGGTCAGAGCAATCTGTCGTTCACCAACCGCTTTATCAGCGATCTGGGTCAATAA
- a CDS encoding DMT family transporter, whose protein sequence is MSSSSTPVHRLARFAPLGAVLIWSGNTIVSKAAATQIDPASITFYRWFLAVLVMTPFVLRTVLARRALILRHLPQLAVLGGLGMALYQGLAYVAAHHTSAVNMSVMLMLAPLLSAVLAGLLAHEGLPLYRLAGALVSFGGVLVLVTHGHPAQLAQGQFGVGDVWMLVAVSSNVIYGILYKRWAMDLPTWTQLYVQAAIGALLVLPFWLAGPMTPLSTGNAPLVLYAGTAASLGAPFCWMQGIRALGVARTSLFLNLLPLLVALLAFLLLGEQLHVWHAVGGLIAFAGVVLGLGLVKLPRLQNKGHATS, encoded by the coding sequence ATGTCCAGCTCCTCCACGCCCGTTCACCGGCTTGCCCGTTTCGCCCCGTTGGGCGCGGTGTTGATCTGGTCGGGCAATACCATTGTCAGCAAGGCGGCGGCGACGCAGATTGATCCGGCGTCCATCACGTTTTACCGCTGGTTTCTGGCGGTGCTGGTGATGACGCCGTTTGTGCTGCGAACGGTACTGGCGCGCCGGGCGCTGATCTTGCGGCATTTGCCGCAGCTGGCGGTGCTGGGTGGTCTGGGAATGGCCTTGTATCAGGGGCTGGCTTATGTGGCGGCGCATCACACATCTGCGGTGAACATGAGTGTGATGCTGATGCTGGCGCCGCTGTTGTCGGCGGTACTGGCGGGGTTGCTGGCGCATGAAGGGTTGCCGTTGTACCGGCTGGCAGGGGCGCTGGTGTCGTTTGGCGGGGTGCTGGTGCTGGTCACGCACGGGCATCCGGCGCAGCTTGCGCAGGGGCAGTTCGGGGTGGGGGATGTGTGGATGCTGGTCGCGGTCAGCTCCAACGTGATCTACGGCATTCTGTACAAACGCTGGGCGATGGATCTGCCGACCTGGACGCAGCTTTATGTCCAGGCGGCGATCGGGGCCTTGCTGGTGTTGCCGTTCTGGCTGGCGGGGCCGATGACGCCGCTCTCGACAGGCAATGCGCCGCTGGTGCTGTACGCCGGCACGGCGGCTTCTTTGGGGGCGCCGTTTTGCTGGATGCAGGGGATACGGGCGCTGGGCGTGGCGCGGACGTCGCTGTTTCTGAACTTGCTGCCACTGCTGGTGGCACTGCTGGCGTTTTTGCTGCTGGGTGAACAACTGCATGTCTGGCATGCGGTTGGCGGCTTGATTGCGTTTGCGGGCGTGGTGCTGGGCCTGGGGCTGGTCAAGTTGCCGCGGTTGCAAAACAAAGGGCATGCCACATCGTGA
- a CDS encoding substrate-binding periplasmic protein yields MRITCYGLAAILALSCAWLPAAEPLKLVTGNGYLPYTDSGLPEGGLFTAIVQRSLSVVGYTSTIDWLPWARGYKDTLDGRYAATFPYVQTPERAAQYLYSDAVVQMTTYLYGRADGQEITLKPGVLKNKVLCLPAGFVALPSIYKLMGNGTPHVETPADMSACASMVALGRADFFVTNSLLGDLVMRKLPSGYPKLAASAQPLDVRALYFIAPRKQPGSASLIANFNKGLAQLHTDKTWDMLINQYVTTMLNSHAATAALQSKSARTQ; encoded by the coding sequence TTGCGTATTACCTGTTACGGCCTTGCTGCCATCCTTGCCTTGAGTTGCGCGTGGCTACCAGCGGCGGAGCCGCTCAAACTGGTCACCGGCAACGGTTATCTGCCCTATACCGACAGCGGCCTGCCTGAAGGCGGCCTGTTTACCGCAATTGTCCAGCGCAGCCTCTCTGTGGTCGGGTATACCTCCACCATCGACTGGCTGCCGTGGGCGCGCGGTTACAAAGACACGCTCGATGGCCGCTACGCCGCGACGTTTCCTTATGTGCAGACGCCAGAGCGCGCTGCGCAGTATCTGTATTCTGATGCCGTTGTGCAGATGACCACCTATCTGTACGGCCGGGCCGATGGCCAGGAGATCACGCTCAAGCCGGGCGTACTCAAGAACAAGGTGTTGTGCCTGCCCGCCGGCTTTGTGGCGCTGCCTTCCATTTACAAACTGATGGGCAACGGCACGCCGCATGTAGAAACCCCGGCCGACATGAGCGCCTGCGCCAGCATGGTGGCGCTGGGCCGCGCGGACTTTTTTGTCACCAACAGCCTGCTGGGCGATCTGGTCATGCGCAAGTTGCCGTCGGGTTACCCGAAACTGGCGGCCTCTGCGCAACCGCTGGATGTCCGCGCGCTGTATTTCATTGCCCCGCGCAAACAGCCCGGTTCTGCCAGCCTGATCGCCAACTTCAACAAAGGCCTGGCGCAATTGCATACCGACAAAACCTGGGACATGCTGATCAACCAGTACGTCACCACCATGCTCAACAGCCATGCCGCCACGGCCGCCTTGCAGAGCAAATCCGCGCGCACGCAGTAA
- a CDS encoding sensor domain-containing diguanylate cyclase: MSQLPPAAPANTDDAWMFDLAPVSLWVEDYSAMRVLFDTWRAQGVTDIRAWFNEDPARVAQCSECIKVVKVNQKTLTLFEADSLQHLVGGLDRVFRDDMFKEHQEELVQLWSGETQFLSQTVNYTLTGRRLDVLLRGTVLPGHEEKWDRVLVAVEDITELERARHRAALSAQYARGLFEHSPVSLWVEDFSAVKALLDDVRAQGIRDLRVFTDVHPEFVERCMEEIQVIDVNQHTLQLFAAPDKKTLLSRLRDVFRDDMRPHFREQLIDLWDNKLFQQREVLNYSLEGNEVNVHLQFAVLTGHEARWDMVLVALTDITARKKAEAYLEFLGKHDVLTKLRNRSFYVDELNRLERKGPFPVTVIIADLNGLKGVNDQLGHAAGDTLLRRAGEVFAKAIEAPLYAARIGGDEFAILLPGTDERGGQAVIDSVHHLIELNNQFYPGAALSFSMGMATCHRGERLEATVQHADLLMYEEKRAFYASTPSAERRLGRKPD; this comes from the coding sequence ATGTCCCAGCTGCCCCCCGCTGCACCCGCCAATACCGACGACGCCTGGATGTTTGATCTGGCGCCGGTTTCGCTCTGGGTGGAGGACTACAGTGCCATGCGCGTTTTGTTTGATACCTGGCGCGCGCAGGGTGTGACCGACATCCGCGCCTGGTTCAATGAAGACCCGGCGCGGGTGGCGCAGTGCTCTGAATGCATCAAGGTGGTCAAGGTCAACCAGAAGACCCTGACGCTGTTTGAGGCAGACAGCCTGCAGCATCTGGTGGGCGGGCTGGATCGGGTGTTCCGCGATGACATGTTCAAGGAACACCAGGAAGAACTGGTGCAGTTGTGGTCCGGCGAGACGCAGTTTCTCAGCCAGACCGTCAATTACACGCTGACCGGGCGCCGGCTGGACGTCTTGCTGCGCGGCACGGTGTTGCCCGGGCATGAAGAAAAATGGGATCGCGTGCTGGTGGCGGTGGAAGACATCACCGAACTGGAACGCGCACGGCATCGGGCAGCGCTCTCGGCGCAATATGCGCGCGGCTTGTTTGAGCACTCGCCGGTATCGCTGTGGGTGGAAGACTTCAGCGCGGTCAAGGCCTTGCTGGATGACGTACGCGCACAGGGCATCCGCGATCTGCGCGTGTTTACCGATGTGCATCCCGAGTTCGTCGAGCGCTGCATGGAAGAAATCCAGGTGATCGACGTCAACCAGCACACGCTGCAATTGTTTGCCGCGCCTGACAAAAAGACGCTGCTGAGCCGGCTGCGTGATGTGTTCCGTGATGACATGCGCCCGCATTTTCGCGAGCAGCTGATTGATCTGTGGGACAACAAACTTTTCCAGCAGCGCGAAGTGCTCAATTATTCGCTGGAAGGCAACGAGGTCAACGTACACCTGCAGTTTGCGGTGCTGACCGGCCACGAGGCACGCTGGGATATGGTGCTGGTGGCGCTGACCGATATCACCGCCCGCAAGAAGGCCGAGGCGTATCTGGAGTTCCTTGGCAAGCATGATGTGCTGACCAAGCTGCGCAACCGTTCTTTCTATGTGGATGAACTGAACCGGCTGGAACGCAAAGGGCCATTCCCGGTGACGGTGATCATTGCTGACCTGAACGGCCTGAAAGGCGTGAACGATCAACTGGGCCATGCGGCGGGCGATACGCTGCTGCGTCGGGCCGGCGAGGTCTTTGCCAAAGCCATTGAGGCGCCGCTTTATGCCGCCCGTATTGGCGGTGACGAATTTGCCATCTTGCTGCCGGGCACGGACGAGCGTGGCGGCCAGGCGGTGATCGATAGCGTGCATCACCTGATCGAGTTGAACAACCAGTTCTACCCCGGTGCGGCGCTGAGTTTTTCCATGGGCATGGCCACCTGCCACCGGGGCGAGCGGCTGGAGGCCACGGTGCAGCACGCAGACTTGCTGATGTACGAAGAAAAGCGCGCGTTTTACGCCAGCACGCCTTCGGCAGAACGCCGGCTGGGGCGCAAGCCGGACTAA
- a CDS encoding PilZ domain-containing protein codes for MGNQEKRSARRVPVNCEIKLRFRDAAPSQYGICTDLSVGGMTVRTSYVPRLEEVFDVLMMPPAVGGNRKPFAATVRVRRCHELERGKLYELGLEIVEVLQ; via the coding sequence ATGGGGAACCAGGAAAAACGCAGCGCACGGCGTGTTCCAGTCAACTGTGAAATCAAACTGCGCTTTCGTGATGCTGCGCCGTCCCAGTACGGCATATGCACTGACCTGAGCGTGGGCGGCATGACCGTGCGCACCAGCTACGTGCCGCGGCTGGAAGAGGTGTTTGACGTCCTCATGATGCCGCCTGCCGTGGGCGGCAACCGCAAGCCGTTTGCCGCCACCGTGCGCGTGCGCCGTTGCCATGAACTGGAACGGGGCAAGCTGTATGAACTGGGGCTGGAGATTGTGGAAGTCCTGCAATAA
- a CDS encoding LysR family transcriptional regulator, with product MPRLDLNTLIDLDALLTEGSVAGAARRLNISAPAMSRRLAHLRHTLGDPLFVLAGRKLVPTERALALQERVRAAVEDVRGLLVPQTLDLASIKATLVLRANDGFTGVWGIRLAERLMAEAPGVRVRFMPRAEKNIEFLRNGSADLELGVLDIDAPEIHSRPLFDTRFVGVVRQGHPLALQPGPVSVADFIRWPHIGASRRGLACGPVDDALAAVGAERQMAAIAPGFQSALTMACASDFIATVPEVFARWTAPTLPLAVFALPVATPVVHVTMAWHPRRHADPLHRWLRDHVLALSQTLTDPSYAA from the coding sequence ATGCCCCGCCTCGACCTCAACACCCTCATCGACCTCGACGCCCTGCTCACCGAAGGCAGCGTCGCCGGCGCGGCCCGCCGCCTGAACATCAGCGCGCCGGCCATGAGCCGCCGCCTCGCCCATTTGCGCCACACTCTGGGCGACCCGCTCTTTGTACTGGCCGGCCGCAAACTGGTGCCGACCGAACGGGCGCTGGCCCTGCAAGAGCGCGTGCGTGCCGCAGTCGAAGACGTGCGGGGTTTGCTGGTGCCGCAAACGCTGGATCTGGCCAGCATCAAGGCCACGCTGGTGCTGCGCGCCAATGACGGCTTTACCGGCGTCTGGGGGATTCGCCTGGCAGAGCGGCTGATGGCCGAGGCGCCGGGCGTGCGGGTGCGCTTCATGCCGCGGGCCGAGAAAAATATCGAGTTTCTGCGCAATGGCTCTGCCGATCTGGAACTGGGCGTGCTGGATATCGACGCGCCGGAAATCCACAGCCGGCCGTTGTTTGATACGCGCTTTGTCGGCGTGGTGCGCCAGGGGCACCCGCTAGCCTTGCAACCGGGGCCGGTCAGCGTGGCGGACTTTATCCGCTGGCCACATATTGGCGCGTCCCGGCGCGGTCTGGCCTGCGGCCCGGTGGATGACGCACTGGCCGCAGTCGGTGCAGAGCGGCAGATGGCAGCGATTGCGCCCGGGTTCCAGTCCGCCCTGACCATGGCGTGCGCGTCCGACTTTATCGCCACGGTGCCGGAGGTCTTTGCCCGCTGGACTGCGCCGACGCTGCCGCTGGCCGTGTTTGCGCTGCCGGTCGCCACGCCGGTGGTACATGTGACCATGGCCTGGCACCCGCGCCGGCATGCCGACCCCTTGCACCGCTGGTTGCGTGATCACGTGCTGGCACTGTCACAGACGCTCACCGATCCGTCTTACGCGGCGTAG
- a CDS encoding DUF4142 domain-containing protein → MHRILPPTLAALLGLSSVQLYAVNDAASRGGIVEREASTAASARLAPDDIAFIDKVGAAGTAEIATSKLALKQGKGKDVQEFAGHMIEDHQKLADKLTLLARGKKHAVPAQTPADLQSTMTRLSGLKGDAFDAAYIQFQVSAHQDAVHLFEKEAESGNDLDVRQFAAQTLPLLQEHLHAIQQISAHQLRSVKPLPHDTKPPAG, encoded by the coding sequence ATGCATCGAATTCTTCCCCCTACCCTGGCGGCTTTGCTGGGTTTGTCTTCTGTTCAGCTTTATGCGGTCAATGACGCGGCCTCCCGCGGCGGTATTGTCGAGCGCGAGGCCTCGACCGCCGCCAGCGCGCGCCTGGCGCCCGATGACATTGCGTTTATCGACAAAGTGGGCGCGGCCGGCACCGCCGAAATTGCCACCAGCAAGCTGGCGCTCAAACAAGGCAAAGGCAAGGATGTCCAGGAGTTTGCCGGTCACATGATTGAAGACCACCAGAAACTGGCCGATAAACTGACCCTGCTGGCGCGCGGCAAGAAACACGCCGTGCCCGCGCAAACCCCGGCCGATCTGCAATCGACCATGACGCGATTGTCTGGCCTGAAGGGCGATGCCTTTGATGCGGCGTATATCCAGTTTCAGGTGAGCGCGCACCAGGACGCGGTGCATTTGTTCGAGAAAGAAGCCGAGTCCGGCAATGATCTGGACGTGCGCCAGTTTGCCGCGCAAACGCTGCCGCTGCTGCAGGAACACCTGCACGCCATCCAGCAGATTTCCGCGCACCAGCTACGCTCTGTCAAACCGCTGCCGCATGACACCAAACCCCCGGCAGGTTGA
- a CDS encoding S1 family peptidase: MADTPQVFRQYKDAVVQVRIMDKRSNNRTALGTGFAVDDAGHVISNFHVISEVVWHPESFRAEAVRANGSVVPLAVSGFDVVHDLSLLKLATPLGTHLTLDAGPLDKGTTLYSFGIPLDLDFTIVRGLYNGLLPKSLREQIHFTGAINPGMSGGPAMTETGRVIGINVATSGNDVGFLVPARYAVALLQQQARAPINNAAQMLKLMDTQLLAEQNALATRLLAAPLTTDTLDRYRTPRDWSDFFRCWSNEEHGEEKRYTALTMVCGSQSNIFLTEDYETGTVHYSRSYVQGKGLSDLQFAHLYGSQLGIGPRVPDATREDVGNFACSTSFVRQPDGLPLKHVFCLRAHRKLPGLFDAVIMSATLDQTQSGLINRLVLGGVSYDNAVRLGRKFLGAVTWSNR, translated from the coding sequence TTGGCAGACACCCCCCAGGTTTTTCGCCAGTACAAGGATGCGGTGGTGCAAGTCCGCATCATGGACAAGCGCAGCAACAATCGCACCGCGCTGGGGACTGGTTTTGCCGTGGATGATGCCGGCCACGTGATTTCCAACTTCCACGTCATTTCTGAAGTCGTCTGGCACCCGGAATCCTTCCGCGCCGAGGCCGTGCGGGCCAACGGCAGCGTGGTGCCGCTGGCGGTCTCCGGTTTTGACGTGGTGCATGACCTGTCGCTGCTGAAGCTGGCAACGCCGCTGGGAACACACCTGACGCTGGATGCCGGTCCGCTGGATAAAGGCACGACGCTGTATTCGTTCGGGATTCCGCTGGATCTGGATTTCACCATTGTGCGCGGCCTGTACAACGGCCTCTTGCCCAAAAGCCTGCGTGAGCAAATCCACTTCACCGGCGCCATCAACCCGGGCATGAGTGGCGGCCCGGCCATGACCGAAACCGGCCGGGTGATCGGCATCAATGTCGCCACCTCCGGCAACGACGTGGGCTTTCTGGTGCCCGCCCGCTACGCCGTGGCGCTGCTGCAGCAGCAAGCCCGCGCGCCCATCAACAATGCCGCGCAGATGCTCAAACTGATGGACACCCAGTTGCTGGCAGAACAAAACGCGCTGGCCACCCGCCTGCTGGCCGCGCCGTTGACCACTGACACACTGGACCGCTACCGCACGCCGCGTGACTGGTCGGATTTCTTTCGCTGCTGGAGCAACGAAGAACACGGCGAGGAAAAACGCTACACCGCGCTGACCATGGTCTGCGGCTCGCAAAGCAATATTTTCCTGACCGAAGATTATGAAACCGGCACGGTGCACTACAGCCGCAGCTATGTGCAAGGCAAGGGCCTGAGCGATCTGCAGTTTGCGCATCTGTATGGCTCGCAACTGGGCATCGGCCCGCGCGTGCCGGACGCCACGCGTGAAGACGTGGGCAACTTTGCCTGCAGTACCTCGTTTGTACGCCAGCCCGACGGTCTGCCGCTCAAGCATGTGTTCTGCCTGCGCGCGCACCGCAAATTGCCGGGCCTGTTTGATGCGGTGATCATGAGCGCCACGCTGGATCAAACCCAGAGCGGGCTGATCAACCGGCTGGTGCTGGGTGGCGTCAGTTACGACAACGCGGTGCGTCTGGGCCGCAAATTCCTGGGAGCGGTGACATGGTCGAACCGCTGA
- a CDS encoding DUF2199 domain-containing protein, whose translation MHTRYSFTCTRCGQNHVCDTGCAFEVPYHYFNLSDEQQQSIATLDTDFCTIRHAQQTDYFVHAVLEMPVHDDPSLMYSWYVWVAIDEATFKAYQDFLRGTAPAQKTVGWLANQLPGYPDTLNMAVEFHPRGNGMRPLVFFQRNPQQIAHPALQDQYGGFSVLKLRTLSEHLVHGTGLVDQPGAA comes from the coding sequence ATGCATACCCGCTACTCCTTTACCTGCACCCGCTGCGGACAAAACCACGTCTGCGACACCGGTTGCGCCTTTGAAGTGCCCTACCACTACTTCAATCTGAGCGACGAACAACAGCAATCGATCGCCACCCTTGATACTGATTTCTGTACCATCCGGCATGCGCAGCAGACGGACTACTTTGTGCACGCCGTGCTGGAAATGCCGGTGCATGATGATCCGTCCCTGATGTACAGCTGGTATGTCTGGGTGGCCATTGATGAAGCCACCTTCAAGGCGTATCAGGACTTCTTGCGCGGCACTGCCCCGGCGCAAAAGACCGTGGGCTGGCTGGCCAACCAGCTCCCGGGGTACCCGGATACCCTCAATATGGCGGTCGAGTTCCACCCGCGCGGCAACGGCATGCGTCCGCTGGTGTTTTTCCAGCGCAATCCGCAGCAAATTGCGCACCCGGCGCTGCAGGACCAGTACGGTGGCTTCAGCGTGCTCAAGCTGCGTACGCTTTCCGAGCATCTGGTTCATGGCACGGGCCTGGTTGACCAGCCCGGCGCGGCCTGA